Proteins encoded within one genomic window of Paraglaciecola psychrophila 170:
- a CDS encoding phosphoribulokinase, giving the protein MSVKHPIIAITGSSGAGTTMTTNAIRHIFRNLSVNAAVVAGDSFHRFTRPEMEVEIRKAQEQGRHISYFGPKANDFEMLESLFTEYAETGMGKHRQYLHTFDEAVPFNQMPGTFTPWQDLPESTDVLFYEGLHGGVADEEVDVAKHVDLLVGMVPIVNLEWIQKIVRDTTDRGHSREAVMSSIVRSLDDYFKYITPQFSRTHVNFQRVPTVDTSNPFSAREIPSQDESFVVVRFRREMKSVDYPYLLKMIDGAFMSRINTIVVPGGKMGLAMELILMPLLEELLDKKRRAGFQMDWVSEK; this is encoded by the coding sequence ATGTCAGTTAAACACCCCATAATCGCTATCACTGGTTCTTCCGGTGCAGGCACAACTATGACGACCAATGCCATACGCCATATCTTTCGTAATTTGTCAGTCAATGCGGCTGTAGTGGCAGGAGATAGTTTTCATAGATTCACCCGCCCTGAAATGGAAGTTGAGATCCGCAAAGCGCAAGAGCAAGGTAGGCACATTAGTTATTTTGGTCCCAAAGCCAATGATTTTGAAATGCTTGAATCTTTGTTTACTGAATATGCTGAAACGGGTATGGGTAAACATCGTCAGTATCTGCATACTTTTGACGAAGCCGTTCCCTTTAATCAAATGCCCGGTACCTTCACCCCATGGCAAGACCTACCTGAGAGCACCGATGTACTGTTTTACGAAGGATTGCATGGTGGCGTTGCTGACGAGGAAGTAGACGTAGCCAAACACGTTGACTTGCTTGTTGGCATGGTACCCATAGTTAATTTGGAGTGGATCCAAAAAATTGTTCGTGACACCACAGACAGAGGCCATTCTCGCGAAGCGGTAATGAGCAGCATAGTACGAAGCCTCGACGATTATTTTAAATACATCACGCCCCAATTTTCACGTACCCACGTAAATTTTCAGCGAGTACCCACGGTTGATACGTCTAACCCATTCAGTGCTCGTGAAATACCCAGCCAAGACGAAAGTTTTGTGGTGGTGCGTTTTCGCCGTGAAATGAAAAGTGTTGATTACCCCTATTTACTCAAAATGATAGATGGCGCATTTATGTCGCGTATCAATACCATAGTGGTACCCGGCGGTAAGATGGGCTTAGCCATGGAACTAATATTAATGCCTCTTTTAGAAGAATTGCTGGATAAAAAGCGCCGTGCAGGTTTTCAAATGGACTGGGTAAGTGAGAAGTAA
- a CDS encoding ion channel gives MIEKDIQPDKFCSIPAVMWGVITLLTTLGYGDFIPITPWGNFLVAALPADILASSFSETAHQKRENFKLKSSKL, from the coding sequence TTGATTGAAAAAGACATACAACCAGATAAATTTTGCAGTATCCCAGCAGTCATGTGGGGAGTCATAACTTTGCTTACCACTTTGGGTTATGGTGACTTTATACCTATTACACCTTGGGGCAATTTTTTGGTGGCAGCATTGCCAGCAGACATTTTGGCATCAAGTTTTTCTGAGACAGCCCATCAAAAACGAGAAAATTTTAAGCTTAAATCAAGCAAACTTTAG